A window of the Tunturibacter empetritectus genome harbors these coding sequences:
- a CDS encoding tetratricopeptide repeat protein, with amino-acid sequence MSAPGAASGDASLNLVQLRAMIDRGRTEDALKKLDVLAAEKPVQAGVYRVRGLALYSLNDFTDADVALTSALKQDPHDEESAQLRGLTLFRMGRPADAIPLLESTSSWTTQTKIDPNYVLALCYIDTNQYDKARAAFATQYGFAADSAAAYLLAARMLLRRDGLPVAQQFAARALELDPQLPLAHLLLGEVALAGEHLDTAIAEFEKERSRNPLDGSIYDRLGDAYSRSGDYTKAQQSLQRALLLEPNSTGPYILLGKVLLKRQDPASALMYLERAEKMDSSNYITHSLLGQAYRSLGRTGDASRETEISHKIQAANEPKLETLH; translated from the coding sequence GTGTCCGCTCCAGGAGCTGCTTCTGGCGATGCTTCGCTCAACTTGGTGCAGTTGCGGGCGATGATCGATCGGGGGCGTACTGAGGATGCTTTGAAGAAGTTGGATGTGCTGGCTGCAGAAAAGCCGGTGCAAGCAGGGGTCTATCGGGTGCGGGGGTTGGCACTGTATTCGCTGAATGATTTTACGGATGCCGATGTTGCGCTTACGAGTGCGCTAAAGCAGGACCCCCATGATGAAGAGTCGGCGCAGTTACGAGGCCTGACGCTGTTTCGCATGGGGCGGCCTGCGGACGCGATTCCTCTGCTCGAGTCCACGTCCAGCTGGACAACGCAGACCAAAATCGATCCTAACTATGTGCTCGCACTCTGTTATATCGACACCAATCAGTATGACAAGGCGCGTGCGGCATTCGCGACACAGTATGGCTTTGCTGCTGATTCGGCAGCGGCCTATCTTCTGGCTGCGCGAATGCTGCTACGGCGAGATGGCCTGCCAGTGGCGCAGCAGTTTGCTGCGAGGGCGCTGGAGTTAGACCCGCAGTTGCCGCTGGCCCATTTACTGCTCGGCGAAGTCGCGCTCGCCGGAGAGCATCTGGATACGGCGATCGCGGAGTTTGAGAAAGAACGGAGCCGTAATCCGCTGGATGGGAGCATCTACGATAGGCTGGGGGACGCGTATAGCCGGTCGGGGGACTATACGAAGGCTCAGCAATCGTTGCAGCGCGCGCTGTTGTTGGAGCCGAATTCGACGGGGCCTTATATTCTGCTTGGTAAGGTTTTACTGAAGCGACAGGATCCTGCCAGCGCGTTGATGTATTTGGAACGTGCCGAAAAGATGGACTCGAGCAACTACATTACGCATAGTCTGTTGGGACAGGCGTATCGATCGCTGGGCAGGACAGGGGACGCAAGTCGAGAGACCGAGATCTCGCACAAGATACAGGCAGCGAACGAACCCAAACTGGAAACGCTTCATTGA